In a genomic window of Salegentibacter salegens:
- the gcvT gene encoding glycine cleavage system aminomethyltransferase GcvT yields the protein MKEVALAARHKELNAKMVPFAGYNMPVSYEGVNIEHQNVREKLGVFDVSHMGEFLITGDKALELIQKITTNDASKLVDGKAQYTVMPNETGGIVDDLIIYRINSEKYLLVVNASNIDKDWNWIAQHNSMDATMRDMSDEFSLLAIQGPKAAEAMQSLTDVDLSNMKFYTFEVAEFAGIDKVIISATGYTGSGGFEIYFKNEDAELIWDRIMEAGKDFGIKPIGLAARDTLRLEMGFCLYGNDIDETTSPIEAKLGWITKFTKDFINSEELKKEKEEGPKRKLIAFELEERGIPRQGYEIEDEDGKVIGEVTSGTMSPSLEKGIGLGYVPSEVAKFGNKIFIKVRKKSIPAVQVKLPFYKG from the coding sequence ATGAAAGAAGTTGCCCTCGCTGCCAGACATAAAGAATTAAATGCCAAAATGGTACCTTTTGCAGGTTATAATATGCCTGTTTCTTACGAAGGTGTGAATATAGAACACCAGAACGTTCGTGAAAAATTAGGGGTTTTTGATGTTTCCCATATGGGGGAATTCTTAATTACCGGCGATAAGGCTTTAGAGCTTATCCAAAAAATCACCACCAACGATGCTTCAAAACTGGTAGATGGGAAAGCGCAATATACCGTGATGCCCAACGAAACCGGTGGAATTGTTGACGATCTAATTATTTACAGGATTAATTCTGAAAAATATTTACTGGTAGTAAATGCTTCTAATATAGATAAAGACTGGAATTGGATTGCGCAACACAATTCAATGGATGCCACAATGCGTGATATGTCTGACGAATTTTCACTTTTGGCTATACAGGGACCAAAAGCGGCTGAAGCAATGCAATCATTGACAGATGTAGATCTTTCTAATATGAAATTCTACACTTTTGAAGTAGCCGAATTTGCAGGTATTGATAAAGTAATTATTTCGGCTACGGGTTACACCGGGAGCGGCGGATTTGAGATCTATTTTAAAAATGAAGATGCCGAACTAATTTGGGATCGCATCATGGAAGCAGGAAAAGACTTCGGGATAAAACCTATTGGTTTAGCAGCCCGCGATACTTTAAGGCTTGAAATGGGTTTTTGTCTCTACGGTAATGATATAGATGAAACCACTTCCCCAATTGAAGCAAAACTGGGATGGATCACAAAATTCACTAAAGACTTTATTAATTCTGAAGAGTTAAAAAAGGAAAAAGAAGAAGGGCCAAAACGAAAGCTTATCGCTTTTGAACTGGAAGAACGTGGAATCCCACGCCAGGGTTACGAAATTGAAGATGAAGATGGCAAGGTTATTGGCGAAGTAACTTCAGGTACAATGTCACCATCGCTGGAAAAAGGAATAGGTTTAGGCTACGTGCCTTCTGAAGTTGCTAAATTTGGCAACAAGATTTTTATAAAAGTTAGAAAAAAATCCATTCCGGCCGTACAGGTGAAATTGCCCTTTTATAAAGGCTAA
- a CDS encoding NAD(P)H-hydrate dehydratase: MKILSAEQLKEADEVTLKNEGISSTRLMERAASLVFSEIHTRLEGADINIKIFCGIGNNGGDGLVVARLLHKYGYKVEVYVVNYSDKRSDDFLVNYDRYKKESNTWPALIKREEDFPEISPGDFCVDAIFGIGLNRPAEGWLAKLLLHINNSGAFCLAVDMPSGLFPNKVPGEDAAVIKANYTLTFQTPKLVFFLPETMKYAGEVQVMDIGLDRAYLKEVKAKAQLIGKREARQLYKPRDKNSHKGDYGHTLVVGGSYGKIGSMVLSAKSVLRAGAGLCSVFIPKCGYDILQTSFPEAMLITDKDEHELTNIETDLEPDVICFGMGAGKSSKTVKAFKALLEQTQKPMLIDADGLNMLSENNELLNLLPKHSVLTPHPKELERLIGKWEDDFEKMDKIEKFTKKYKIILVLKGAHSFIFSGKHTYINNSGNPGMATAGSGDVLSGIIAGLMSQEYEPLVAAILGVYLHGLSGDICAEEKGYEALISGDISDNLGKAFLALMNDEKKI, from the coding sequence ATGAAAATATTATCTGCGGAACAATTAAAAGAAGCCGATGAAGTCACGCTTAAAAACGAAGGAATTTCAAGCACGCGTTTAATGGAGCGTGCGGCAAGCCTGGTTTTTAGTGAGATTCACACAAGGCTGGAAGGTGCAGATATTAATATTAAAATTTTTTGCGGAATAGGAAATAACGGTGGAGACGGCCTCGTAGTTGCGCGTTTGCTCCATAAATACGGCTATAAAGTTGAAGTGTATGTAGTGAATTACAGTGATAAGCGTTCAGATGATTTTCTTGTGAATTATGATAGGTATAAAAAGGAAAGCAACACCTGGCCTGCATTGATAAAAAGAGAAGAAGATTTTCCTGAAATATCTCCTGGCGATTTTTGTGTAGACGCTATTTTTGGAATAGGACTAAACCGTCCTGCTGAAGGCTGGCTCGCGAAATTGTTGTTACATATTAATAATTCTGGAGCTTTTTGCCTGGCAGTAGATATGCCATCGGGATTGTTTCCCAATAAGGTGCCGGGAGAAGATGCCGCTGTGATAAAAGCAAATTATACCCTTACATTCCAAACGCCTAAACTGGTATTTTTTCTGCCGGAAACAATGAAATATGCGGGTGAAGTTCAGGTTATGGATATTGGTTTGGATCGTGCCTATCTAAAAGAAGTCAAGGCCAAGGCACAGCTAATTGGTAAACGTGAAGCCAGGCAGCTTTATAAACCACGCGATAAGAATTCCCATAAAGGCGATTACGGCCATACTCTTGTTGTTGGTGGAAGTTATGGGAAAATTGGAAGTATGGTGCTTTCGGCTAAATCTGTCTTAAGAGCGGGTGCCGGTTTATGTAGTGTTTTTATTCCAAAATGCGGATACGATATATTACAAACCAGCTTTCCTGAAGCGATGCTAATTACCGATAAAGATGAGCACGAACTCACCAATATTGAAACCGATCTTGAACCAGATGTGATCTGTTTTGGAATGGGGGCCGGGAAATCTTCTAAAACCGTAAAAGCTTTTAAAGCCTTATTAGAACAAACCCAAAAACCTATGCTTATTGATGCTGATGGATTAAATATGCTTTCAGAAAATAATGAACTTCTTAATTTGCTTCCAAAACATTCAGTACTAACACCGCATCCTAAGGAATTGGAGCGACTAATAGGGAAGTGGGAAGACGATTTTGAGAAGATGGATAAAATCGAAAAATTCACTAAAAAATATAAAATAATTCTGGTTTTAAAAGGAGCTCACAGCTTTATTTTTAGTGGTAAACACACTTATATTAATAACTCTGGAAATCCCGGAATGGCAACAGCTGGAAGTGGTGATGTTCTTTCAGGAATTATTGCTGGTTTAATGTCGCAAGAATATGAGCCTCTTGTGGCAGCGATTTTAGGGGTTTATTTACACGGACTTTCAGGTGATATTTGTGCTGAAGAAAAAGGGTATGAGGCTTTAATTTCGGGTGATATAAGTGATAACCTGGGAAAAGCATTTTTGGCTTTAATGAATGATGAAAAGAAGATATAG
- a CDS encoding proline dehydrogenase family protein — protein MINRKIFNDTKTAFKLKSDLELDRAIFLFSMMKNKQLVDAGSWLTKISLKLHLPVEGLIKKTIFEQFCGGVTEDDCKPLTKEMYAEKLHGILDYSVEGKETEEQFDAALDKKMKLIKFAAKSNELPFSLFKPTGIGRFAIWEKITERINLSDEEKEEWERVKERVDSLCKCAYDNNVRLYADAEESWMQLAADELMEEMMKKYNKEKILIYNTFQCYRWDRLEYVKNLHERAKEEGFKIGAKIVRGAYMEKENARAKKYNYTTPICENKEATDVNFNSVMSYCLANLNDIHLFIGTHNEVSNYLALQSMEDKGLPLNDDRIWFSQLYGMSDHISYNLAKKGYNSAKLLPFGPVREVVPYLLRRAQENTSVKGQTGRELSLLEEEKKRRKGQPTKHDRGEH, from the coding sequence ATGATTAATAGAAAAATTTTTAATGATACTAAAACAGCTTTTAAATTAAAATCTGATTTAGAACTGGATCGTGCTATCTTTTTATTTAGCATGATGAAGAACAAGCAACTGGTAGACGCCGGTTCCTGGTTAACTAAAATTTCTTTAAAACTTCACCTGCCTGTAGAGGGATTGATTAAAAAAACCATTTTTGAACAATTTTGTGGGGGTGTAACCGAAGATGATTGTAAGCCGTTAACCAAAGAGATGTATGCTGAAAAACTGCACGGTATACTTGATTATTCGGTAGAAGGCAAAGAGACTGAAGAACAGTTTGATGCCGCCTTGGATAAGAAAATGAAGCTGATAAAATTCGCTGCTAAAAGTAACGAATTACCTTTCTCCCTTTTTAAACCAACTGGAATTGGAAGGTTTGCTATCTGGGAAAAAATCACAGAACGCATTAATCTTAGCGACGAAGAAAAGGAAGAATGGGAACGTGTTAAGGAGCGAGTAGATAGCCTTTGTAAATGCGCTTACGATAATAACGTAAGATTGTATGCTGATGCCGAGGAAAGCTGGATGCAACTTGCAGCCGATGAATTGATGGAAGAAATGATGAAGAAGTATAATAAAGAGAAAATCCTTATTTATAATACTTTTCAGTGCTACCGTTGGGACAGGTTGGAGTATGTAAAAAATCTTCACGAAAGAGCTAAAGAAGAAGGCTTTAAAATAGGCGCTAAAATTGTGCGTGGAGCTTATATGGAGAAGGAAAATGCACGTGCTAAAAAATATAATTATACTACCCCAATTTGCGAAAACAAAGAAGCCACCGATGTTAACTTTAACAGTGTGATGTCTTACTGTTTAGCAAACCTTAATGATATTCATTTATTTATAGGTACTCATAACGAGGTGAGTAATTATCTCGCCTTACAAAGTATGGAAGATAAAGGTTTGCCTTTAAACGACGATCGTATATGGTTTAGCCAGTTGTATGGGATGAGTGATCATATTAGTTATAACCTTGCAAAAAAGGGATATAACTCAGCTAAATTATTGCCTTTTGGTCCCGTAAGGGAAGTAGTGCCTTACTTATTAAGACGAGCGCAGGAAAATACTTCGGTTAAAGGGCAAACAGGTCGTGAACTTTCACTTTTAGAAGAAGAAAAGAAACGCCGAAAGGGCCAACCTACCAAACACGATAGGGGAGAGCATTAA
- a CDS encoding sugar nucleotide-binding protein: MKRILILGASGFIGNALYKELCSFFDTHGTYHTPNRAFEENHQFHHFDMETENIEILLQNLKPTIIISAVRGNFDAQIITHFEIINYILTHKCKLLFISSANVFDAFTNYPSYEYDKTLSQSIYGRFKIKIENALLRLPNDKYNILRLPMVFGHNSPRLNQIKNLIDLDEAIEVFPNVVINVTEIEKVTQQIHYIINRKKQGVFHLGSSDLVHQKDFIEEVCEVLGYKNLVFKNIYDSNFDRFLAVLPKENILPKNLQVSVQQVAKASIKN; encoded by the coding sequence TTGAAACGAATTTTAATTTTAGGAGCAAGCGGCTTTATAGGCAACGCCTTATATAAAGAGCTATGCTCCTTTTTTGATACCCACGGTACCTACCACACTCCAAACCGCGCTTTTGAAGAAAATCATCAGTTTCACCATTTTGATATGGAAACTGAAAATATTGAAATTTTACTTCAGAATTTAAAGCCTACTATAATTATTTCTGCCGTTCGGGGAAATTTTGATGCGCAAATTATCACTCATTTTGAAATAATTAATTACATCCTTACCCATAAATGTAAATTGCTGTTTATATCATCGGCCAATGTATTTGATGCTTTTACCAATTACCCATCTTATGAATACGACAAGACTTTATCGCAAAGTATTTACGGCAGGTTTAAAATTAAGATTGAGAATGCACTGCTAAGACTTCCAAACGATAAATACAACATTTTACGCTTACCAATGGTTTTTGGCCATAATTCTCCCCGACTAAACCAGATTAAAAATCTAATTGATTTAGATGAAGCCATAGAAGTTTTCCCAAACGTGGTGATTAATGTTACCGAAATAGAAAAAGTAACCCAGCAAATTCATTATATCATCAATAGAAAAAAACAGGGGGTCTTTCATCTAGGCAGTTCTGATTTAGTGCACCAAAAAGATTTTATTGAAGAGGTTTGCGAAGTTTTAGGTTACAAAAACCTGGTTTTCAAAAATATCTACGACTCTAATTTCGATCGATTTTTGGCAGTTTTACCAAAAGAAAATATTCTACCTAAAAACTTACAGGTTTCGGTGCAGCAGGTCGCGAAGGCTTCAATAAAGAATTAG
- a CDS encoding 4a-hydroxytetrahydrobiopterin dehydratase produces the protein MKKLSEDEINKKLENLDGWVYKDNAIHTSFQFANFKDAFTVMTRIAFEAEAQQHHPNWGNVYNELEISLSTHDADGVTEKDFKLAKAVEEIVEASA, from the coding sequence ATGAAAAAGCTTAGCGAAGACGAAATAAACAAAAAGCTGGAGAATCTTGATGGATGGGTTTATAAAGATAATGCTATACACACCTCTTTTCAGTTTGCCAATTTTAAAGATGCTTTTACGGTTATGACGCGTATAGCTTTTGAAGCCGAAGCGCAGCAGCACCATCCAAACTGGGGAAATGTATATAACGAACTGGAAATCTCCCTTTCTACCCACGATGCCGATGGAGTAACAGAAAAGGATTTTAAGCTGGCAAAAGCGGTTGAAGAAATAGTAGAGGCTTCAGCTTAA
- a CDS encoding YebC/PmpR family DNA-binding transcriptional regulator — MGRAFEFRKARKMKRWSAMAKAFTRIGKDIVMAVKEGGPDPDTNAKLRAVIQNAKSVNMPKDNIERAIKRASDKSQGDYKIVLFEGYAPHGIAVLVETATDNNNRTVANVRSHFNKCDGNLGTSGSVEFMFDHTCNFRLNAEGLDVEELELEFIDFGAEEVFEDEDGIHIYAPFEYFGAIQKELENREIEILSSGFERIPQVTKPLAAEEVADVEKLLERLEEDDDVQNVYHTMEETEA, encoded by the coding sequence ATGGGAAGAGCATTTGAATTTAGAAAGGCGCGTAAGATGAAACGCTGGTCTGCAATGGCCAAAGCCTTTACCCGCATTGGAAAAGATATCGTAATGGCTGTTAAAGAAGGCGGCCCCGATCCTGATACCAATGCCAAATTAAGAGCGGTTATCCAAAACGCGAAAAGCGTAAATATGCCCAAAGACAATATTGAGCGTGCCATAAAAAGGGCGAGCGACAAAAGTCAGGGCGATTATAAAATTGTTTTATTTGAAGGTTATGCACCCCACGGAATTGCCGTGCTAGTAGAAACCGCAACCGATAATAATAACCGTACCGTTGCCAATGTTCGCTCCCATTTTAATAAATGTGACGGAAACCTGGGAACTTCAGGATCGGTTGAATTTATGTTTGACCATACTTGCAATTTTAGGTTAAATGCAGAAGGACTGGATGTGGAAGAACTGGAACTGGAATTTATAGATTTTGGCGCTGAAGAAGTTTTTGAAGATGAGGATGGTATCCATATTTATGCACCCTTTGAATATTTTGGAGCCATTCAAAAAGAATTGGAAAACCGGGAAATTGAAATACTTTCTTCAGGATTTGAAAGAATCCCGCAGGTAACAAAACCCCTTGCAGCTGAAGAAGTTGCCGATGTTGAAAAACTACTGGAACGCCTGGAAGAAGATGATGATGTGCAAAATGTATATCACACTATGGAAGAAACTGAAGCTTAA
- the aroB gene encoding 3-dehydroquinate synthase, whose product MSNMAAKGPVYYQEDGFLKINTYLKESKPSKVFILVDNNTHRECLPAFLQKIDTSENFEILEIEAGEINKNLETCTGVWNALSELDADRKSLIINVGGGVVTDLGGFVASIFKRGISYINVPTSLLAMVDASVGGKTGVDLGNLKNQIGVINHAEMVVIDPAFLATLPQAEMRSGLAEILKHALISSEAYWNKVTNLSELTLDDLDDIIKESVEIKSKVVTEDPQENGLRKTLNYGHTLGHAIESYFLTHPEKTTLLHGEAIAVGMILATYLSKELQEFPEEKLKEITSKILDIYERVEFIKEDIQQIIDLMKYDKKNSHGNINFVLLKDIGDSVIDCKVPNELIWNAFEYYKKT is encoded by the coding sequence ATGTCTAATATGGCAGCTAAAGGGCCGGTCTACTATCAGGAAGATGGTTTTCTTAAGATAAATACTTATTTAAAGGAATCAAAACCTTCTAAAGTCTTTATTTTAGTAGATAATAATACGCATCGTGAATGCCTGCCTGCTTTTCTACAGAAAATTGATACTTCAGAAAATTTTGAGATTTTAGAAATTGAAGCCGGGGAAATTAATAAAAACCTGGAAACCTGTACCGGCGTTTGGAATGCTCTTTCAGAATTAGACGCAGATCGCAAAAGCCTAATAATAAATGTGGGTGGCGGCGTAGTAACCGATCTTGGCGGATTTGTTGCTTCTATCTTTAAACGTGGCATTAGCTATATAAACGTGCCCACCAGTTTACTGGCTATGGTAGATGCATCGGTTGGCGGAAAAACCGGTGTTGATCTTGGAAATTTAAAGAACCAGATTGGGGTAATTAATCACGCCGAGATGGTGGTAATAGATCCGGCTTTCCTCGCCACCTTACCACAGGCCGAAATGCGAAGTGGATTGGCTGAAATTCTAAAACACGCCTTAATTAGTAGCGAAGCTTATTGGAACAAAGTGACGAATTTGAGCGAACTTACTTTAGATGATCTTGATGATATTATTAAAGAATCGGTAGAAATAAAATCTAAAGTAGTAACCGAAGATCCCCAGGAAAACGGATTGCGGAAAACCTTAAATTACGGCCATACGCTGGGTCACGCCATAGAATCTTACTTTTTAACTCATCCAGAAAAAACCACCTTACTCCATGGCGAAGCTATTGCAGTAGGGATGATCCTGGCCACTTACCTTTCTAAAGAACTGCAGGAGTTTCCTGAAGAAAAATTAAAGGAAATTACCAGTAAAATTCTGGATATTTATGAAAGAGTAGAATTTATAAAGGAAGATATTCAGCAAATCATAGATTTGATGAAATACGATAAGAAAAATTCTCACGGAAATATAAATTTTGTGCTGCTAAAAGATATAGGAGACAGCGTGATAGATTGCAAAGTACCTAACGAGCTAATTTGGAATGCTTTTGAATATTACAAGAAAACTTGA